From Sporolactobacillus pectinivorans:
CTGGGCGGCGGTATCGGGACGAGAGGGCCAGGTGAAACTAAACTTGAAACGGACCGGCGATATATCCGCAATCGTATGAAAGACATCAGCACCCAACTTGAGAGTGTTGTGAGCCATCGCCAAAGATACCGGGATCGGCGCACGGATCGAAATCAATGCCAGATTGCGCTGGTCGGTTACACTAACGCAGGAAAGTCCACTCTTTTCAATCAGCTGACTTTAGCGCATACATATGAGGAAGATCAACTTTTTGCGACTTTGGACCCGCTGACGCGGAAACTCAGACTCTCTGAAGGCTTTACATGTCTGCTTTCCGATACGGTCGGATTTATACAGGATCTGCCAACACAGCTGGTCGCGGCTTTTCGCTCGACGCTTGAAGAAGCAGCCGGTGCGCGGCTGATTATCCATGTGATTGATGTTTCCGATCCGGACTTGCTCAGTCATGAACAGACCGTGCGCAAGTTGATGGCTGAGCTTGGCGCTGACCAGATCCCCGTGCTAACCCTTTACAATAAAAAAGATTTGTTAAAAACTGCTTTTATTGCACCGAAAGATGCGTTTCTCGTTGCAGCGCGTGACGCTTCTGACCGTGTACACATTTTATCTGCGATCAGAGAAGCTCTGATCCGGCAGATGAAACCATACAGATGTCTGATACCTGCTGCTTCAGGCTCACTATTGAATGATGTCTCTGGGTATTCCATACTCAGGGAGCAAAAATATATTGAAGAGCGACAGGCTTATGAAGTAGCGGGGTTTGTCTATCCGGAAACTCCGCTTGGCTCATGGCTGCTTAAAACCAGTAACACAGAAGATGGGAAGAATCAATCATGATGTTTGATAATTTAAAGTATGGACAAATGCTGAAAAAATTAGCTGACTCTGCGGACCGGCTTACAGAGAAGAGAATGAAAGCAATAGATGAGACTGCACTGGAGAACCAGTATCGCGTTCTGTCGAGTTTCAGAAAAAACAAAATCAGTGATGCGCATTTCAGCGGCACGACGGGATATGGCTACGATGATTTCGGGAGAGAAGGAATTGAGGCCGTCTATGCAGACTGTTTCGGTGCCGAATCAGGGCTTGTCCGTGCTCAAATGATTTCTGGCACCCACGCGATTACAACCGCACTTTTTGGTGTGTTAAGGCCTGGTGATGAGCTCATGTATATTACTGGAAAACCATATGACACACTGGAAGGGGTTATCGGCCTCACGCCATCGGGACAAGGTTCGCTCAGAGAATTCGGCATCGGATTTAGCATGGTTCCCCTGAGAGAGGGAAAAATTGATACGGAAGCCGTGAATCATGCGATTTCACCG
This genomic window contains:
- the hflX gene encoding GTPase HflX; translated protein: MENVILVGCQLPDQTDDHFESSLHELAALTKTAGGQVVSVLTQKRQKLDAATYIGKGKLQELEALEKQLGSSTVIFNAELSPGQQGRLNAILDAKVLDRTQLILDIFAMRARSREGKLQVELAQLQYLLPRLSGLGDSLSRLGGGIGTRGPGETKLETDRRYIRNRMKDISTQLESVVSHRQRYRDRRTDRNQCQIALVGYTNAGKSTLFNQLTLAHTYEEDQLFATLDPLTRKLRLSEGFTCLLSDTVGFIQDLPTQLVAAFRSTLEEAAGARLIIHVIDVSDPDLLSHEQTVRKLMAELGADQIPVLTLYNKKDLLKTAFIAPKDAFLVAARDASDRVHILSAIREALIRQMKPYRCLIPAASGSLLNDVSGYSILREQKYIEERQAYEVAGFVYPETPLGSWLLKTSNTEDGKNQS